A genomic region of Bosea sp. 124 contains the following coding sequences:
- a CDS encoding polysaccharide biosynthesis/export family protein, whose amino-acid sequence MSRRLASLALAVAMSAALTAGACAPRYAPSDYALAQPAGPYRLASGDRLRVIVFGQDNLSNIYAVDGSGKIAMPLIGSVEAQGRTTLQLEKAIEAKLRGGFLREPKVSVEVDTYRPFFVLGEVTNSGQFPYVHGMTVQTAVAIAGGFTPRGQRAYAEVTRQVEDQLVTASVPITYAVQPGDTIVIKERWF is encoded by the coding sequence ATGAGTCGACGTCTCGCCTCTCTCGCCTTGGCCGTCGCCATGAGTGCTGCCTTGACGGCGGGCGCATGCGCGCCGCGCTATGCGCCGTCCGACTACGCGCTCGCGCAGCCGGCCGGGCCCTACCGCCTCGCGAGCGGCGACCGCCTGCGCGTCATCGTCTTCGGCCAGGACAATCTCTCGAACATCTATGCCGTGGATGGCTCGGGCAAAATCGCGATGCCGCTAATCGGTTCGGTCGAAGCGCAGGGACGCACGACACTGCAACTGGAGAAGGCGATCGAAGCCAAGCTGCGCGGCGGCTTCCTGCGCGAGCCAAAGGTCTCGGTCGAGGTCGACACCTACCGCCCCTTCTTCGTGCTCGGCGAAGTGACGAATTCCGGCCAGTTCCCTTACGTCCACGGCATGACCGTGCAGACGGCGGTGGCCATCGCCGGCGGCTTCACGCCGCGCGGCCAGCGCGCCTATGCCGAGGTGACGCGGCAGGTCGAGGACCAGCTCGTGACCGCGAGCGTGCCGATCACCTATGCGGTGCAGCCCGGGGACACGATCGTCATCAAGGAACGCTGGTTCTAG
- a CDS encoding glycosyltransferase family 4 protein produces MTDASLPRLRILHVFRAPLGGLFRHVLDLARGQAERGHDVGIFCDATTGGSRADDVFAELSDKLTLGITRVPMSRYPSLTDARAQMSTIALRSRLAPDVVHCHGSKGGLYGRLPAIANPWRRYITAYTPHGGSFNYKPGGTEHKIYMTVERLLEGATDMFLFESRFIVGRFEAHIGHLPRTDHRIVLNGISDPEFEPIDHTDATFDLVYLGELRSAKGIDTLIDALSLLKSRDALTPRILIVGSGPDEAALRALTVSRGIADQCVFEPPGPIRRALSRAHVMVVPSRAESLPYVILEAAAAAQPLVSTNVGGINEIYGPRHRDRLIPTNDPAVLADAIRRILATPDAERRAEAADLAQHVRQHFRLDSMIDGVLTAYRDALARRARG; encoded by the coding sequence ATGACGGACGCCTCGCTGCCGCGGCTGCGGATCCTGCACGTTTTCCGGGCGCCGCTCGGCGGGCTGTTCCGGCATGTGCTCGACCTCGCGCGCGGCCAGGCGGAGCGCGGCCACGATGTCGGCATCTTCTGCGATGCCACGACCGGCGGCAGCCGAGCCGACGATGTCTTCGCCGAACTCTCCGACAAGCTGACACTCGGCATCACGCGCGTGCCGATGTCGCGCTATCCCAGCCTTACCGACGCCAGGGCCCAGATGAGCACGATCGCGCTGCGCTCGCGGCTCGCGCCCGACGTCGTCCACTGCCACGGCTCGAAGGGCGGGCTCTATGGCCGGCTTCCGGCGATCGCCAACCCCTGGCGGCGTTACATCACCGCCTACACCCCCCATGGCGGGAGCTTCAATTACAAGCCCGGCGGAACCGAGCACAAGATCTACATGACGGTGGAGCGGCTGCTCGAAGGCGCCACCGACATGTTCCTGTTCGAGAGCCGCTTCATCGTCGGACGCTTCGAGGCCCATATCGGCCATCTGCCACGCACCGACCATCGCATCGTGCTGAACGGCATTTCGGACCCGGAATTCGAGCCGATCGACCACACCGACGCGACGTTCGACTTGGTCTATCTCGGCGAATTGCGCTCGGCGAAAGGCATCGACACGCTGATCGATGCGCTCAGCCTGCTCAAGAGCCGTGACGCGTTGACGCCGCGCATCCTGATCGTCGGGTCCGGCCCCGACGAGGCGGCACTGCGGGCGCTGACCGTATCGCGCGGCATCGCCGATCAATGCGTCTTCGAACCACCGGGCCCGATCCGGCGGGCGCTGTCGCGTGCTCATGTGATGGTGGTGCCGTCGCGGGCGGAATCGCTGCCCTATGTCATCCTGGAAGCCGCGGCCGCGGCTCAGCCGCTGGTCTCGACCAATGTCGGCGGCATCAACGAGATCTACGGGCCACGCCACAGGGACCGGCTGATCCCGACCAACGACCCGGCCGTGCTCGCCGACGCGATTCGCAGGATACTGGCGACGCCGGACGCCGAACGGCGCGCCGAAGCGGCCGATCTCGCCCAGCATGTGCGGCAGCACTTCCGGCTGGATTCGATGATCGACGGCGTGCTCACGGCCTATCGCGACGCCCTTGCCAGGCGGGCCCGAGGCTGA
- the mdtI gene encoding multidrug/spermidine efflux SMR transporter subunit MdtI, whose amino-acid sequence MIAPLIPQSFAIAWLALAVVLEVAGSCLLKLSDGLRHRLRGLLGIVLVTGAFAALAQAIRGMDLSVAYAVWGGAGLVVTAIVGALAFGQRIRPTGWAGIGPVLAGVVALKLL is encoded by the coding sequence ATGATCGCCCCCCTGATACCGCAGAGCTTCGCCATCGCCTGGCTCGCCCTGGCGGTTGTGCTCGAGGTTGCGGGTTCCTGCCTGCTCAAGCTTTCCGACGGCCTGCGCCACCGACTCCGCGGCCTGCTCGGGATCGTGCTGGTGACGGGCGCCTTCGCCGCGCTCGCCCAGGCGATCCGCGGCATGGATCTCTCCGTCGCCTATGCCGTCTGGGGCGGAGCGGGGCTGGTCGTCACCGCGATCGTCGGCGCGCTCGCCTTCGGCCAGCGCATCAGGCCGACGGGCTGGGCCGGCATCGGGCCGGTCCTCGCGGGCGTCGTCGCGCTCAAGCTGCTGTAG
- a CDS encoding SMR family transporter, whose protein sequence is MSTHWFFLLAAIAVEIVAAAALKSVVSAPWLVALLPLGLIGLSFALLSIALRVIPLAVAYAVWEGLGIVGIAAAGHLLFGEHLSAGRLLALAAILAGILLLERGVGEAPADEPKGRSA, encoded by the coding sequence ATGTCTACCCATTGGTTCTTCCTGCTCGCGGCCATCGCCGTCGAGATCGTCGCGGCGGCTGCGCTGAAGTCGGTCGTCTCGGCGCCCTGGCTGGTGGCGCTTCTGCCGCTTGGCCTGATCGGCCTGTCCTTCGCCTTGCTCAGCATCGCGCTCCGCGTCATTCCGCTCGCCGTCGCCTATGCCGTCTGGGAGGGGCTCGGCATCGTCGGGATCGCCGCCGCCGGCCATCTGCTCTTCGGCGAGCATCTCAGTGCCGGGCGCCTGCTCGCGCTCGCCGCGATCCTGGCCGGCATCCTGCTGCTTGAACGCGGTGTCGGCGAGGCTCCCGCCGACGAGCCGAAGGGGAGGTCGGCATGA
- a CDS encoding undecaprenyl-phosphate glucose phosphotransferase has protein sequence MGAFDVRDLLKADAAGSVTSGRVRPANTSDGTRVFHPLAEQIAAMPVKPTLSPVMIEGLVRLLDVLAVTGAGALVYWLYAAGNVDNSLPYQITIPAMAIGALAIFQALHLYHVGALRNFIAMAVRLASGWSLLFLITLAAFFFLKAGDQVSRVWLLGFYGAGAAALLGERLLVTLGVRHLTRSGRLERRTAIVGGGEAGEALIRALEAQRDTGLRICGIFDDRNDDRSPDLVAGYPKLGTIDDLVEFARRTKLDLVIFTLPISAETRLLGMLRKLWVLPIDIRLSAHMSKLRFRPRSYSYFGAVPVLDVFDRPIADWDIVVKWLFDKIAGTLALIALSPVMLATAIAIKLDSKGPILFRQKRYGFNNELIEVLKFRSLYHEMTDHKAARQVTKDDPRVTRVGRFIRKTSIDELPQLLNVVLRGNLSLVGPRPHAIHATASNRAYEQVVDGYFARHKVKPGITGWAQVNGWRGETDTEDKIQRRVEHDLYYIENWSVLLDLYILVKTPLSLLTKTENAY, from the coding sequence ATGGGTGCCTTCGATGTCCGCGATCTGCTCAAGGCGGACGCCGCCGGCTCGGTAACATCCGGCAGGGTCAGGCCCGCGAACACGAGCGACGGCACGCGCGTCTTCCATCCGCTGGCCGAGCAGATCGCCGCCATGCCGGTCAAGCCGACGCTGTCGCCCGTGATGATCGAGGGGCTGGTGCGCCTGCTCGACGTTCTGGCCGTGACCGGCGCCGGCGCGCTGGTCTACTGGCTCTATGCCGCCGGCAATGTCGACAACAGCCTGCCCTACCAGATCACGATCCCGGCCATGGCGATCGGTGCGCTCGCCATCTTCCAGGCGCTGCATCTTTATCATGTCGGGGCGCTGCGGAATTTCATCGCCATGGCGGTCAGGCTCGCCAGCGGCTGGAGCCTGCTCTTCCTGATCACGCTCGCCGCCTTCTTCTTCCTCAAGGCCGGCGACCAGGTCTCCCGCGTCTGGCTGCTCGGCTTCTATGGCGCGGGCGCCGCCGCCCTGCTCGGCGAGCGCCTGCTGGTCACGCTCGGCGTGCGGCATCTGACGCGCAGCGGACGGCTGGAACGACGCACCGCGATCGTCGGTGGCGGCGAGGCCGGCGAGGCCCTGATCCGCGCGCTGGAAGCGCAGCGCGACACCGGCCTGCGCATCTGCGGCATCTTCGACGATCGCAATGACGACCGCTCGCCCGACCTCGTCGCCGGCTACCCGAAGCTCGGCACGATCGACGATCTGGTCGAGTTCGCCCGGCGCACCAAGCTCGACCTCGTGATCTTCACCCTGCCGATCTCGGCCGAGACGCGGCTGCTTGGGATGCTGCGCAAACTCTGGGTGCTGCCGATCGACATCCGCCTCTCGGCGCATATGTCGAAGCTGCGCTTCCGGCCGCGCTCCTATTCCTATTTCGGCGCGGTGCCGGTGCTCGACGTCTTCGACCGGCCAATCGCCGATTGGGACATCGTGGTCAAATGGCTGTTCGACAAGATCGCCGGCACGCTGGCGCTGATCGCGCTCTCGCCGGTGATGCTGGCGACGGCGATCGCGATCAAGCTCGATTCGAAAGGCCCCATCCTGTTCCGGCAGAAGCGCTACGGCTTCAACAACGAGCTGATCGAGGTGCTGAAGTTCCGCTCGCTCTACCATGAGATGACCGACCACAAGGCAGCGCGGCAGGTCACGAAGGATGATCCGCGCGTCACCCGCGTCGGCCGCTTCATCCGCAAAACTTCGATCGACGAGCTGCCGCAACTGCTCAACGTCGTGCTGCGGGGCAATCTCTCGCTGGTCGGCCCGCGCCCGCATGCGATCCACGCCACCGCCTCGAACCGCGCCTATGAGCAGGTCGTCGACGGCTATTTCGCGCGCCACAAGGTCAAGCCCGGCATCACCGGCTGGGCGCAGGTCAATGGCTGGCGCGGCGAGACCGACACCGAGGACAAGATCCAGCGCCGCGTCGAGCACGACCTCTACTACATCGAGAACTGGTCGGTGCTGCTCGACCTCTACATTCTCGTGAAGACGCCGCTGTCGCTGCTGACCAAGACCGAGAACGCCTATTGA
- a CDS encoding O-antigen ligase family protein codes for MSAFADSAGQEPRRRGSLRISHASLKRGVLWLLTASSGLALIEPSPYELVFLLAVLVFALTGIRFSQKLLPMALLLLLYNIGGTFSLIPWMDDAAAVRFTAVSVYLMVTAIFLAAIMADDALGRLETLRRGYLFAAWGAGFAGVLGYFDIAGLSSIFSLYGRASGTFKDPNVLGPFLVLPIVYTLQHILTGRLGLTRGLLVMSVPLAALFLTFSRGAWGNLVAAALMMIALTFLTAPNAAGRARIVALTLTALGLVTVALLVALSFESIRSVFEVRASLDQSYDQGVTGRFGNQLRSIPLLLDEPNGFGPLRFRWLFPEDPHNVYINAFASYGWLGGISWLALMAATCLVGWRLVFQRSPRQSHAIVLWSVLFVTILQGLQIDTDHWRHMYLMLGLIWGLAALPVTPATMPAMPSPTRAA; via the coding sequence TTGAGCGCGTTCGCCGACAGCGCCGGGCAGGAGCCGCGCCGCCGCGGCAGCCTGCGCATCTCCCATGCCTCGCTCAAGCGCGGTGTGCTCTGGCTGCTGACGGCGTCGAGCGGGCTCGCGCTGATCGAACCCTCGCCCTATGAGCTGGTCTTCCTGCTCGCCGTCCTCGTCTTCGCCCTGACCGGCATCCGCTTCTCGCAGAAGCTGCTGCCGATGGCGCTGCTGCTGCTGCTCTATAACATCGGCGGCACCTTCTCGCTGATCCCCTGGATGGACGACGCGGCTGCGGTGCGCTTCACCGCGGTCTCGGTCTATCTGATGGTGACCGCGATCTTCCTCGCCGCGATCATGGCCGACGATGCGCTCGGCCGGCTCGAAACGCTGCGCAGGGGCTATCTCTTCGCGGCCTGGGGCGCGGGGTTCGCCGGCGTTCTCGGCTATTTCGATATCGCCGGGCTCAGCTCGATCTTCTCGCTCTACGGGCGCGCGTCAGGCACCTTCAAGGACCCAAACGTGCTCGGGCCCTTCCTCGTCCTGCCGATCGTCTACACGCTGCAGCATATCCTGACCGGCCGGCTCGGCCTGACCCGCGGCCTTCTGGTGATGAGCGTGCCGCTGGCGGCCCTGTTCCTGACCTTCTCGCGCGGCGCCTGGGGCAATCTCGTCGCCGCGGCGCTGATGATGATCGCGCTGACCTTCCTGACAGCGCCGAACGCCGCGGGGCGGGCCCGCATCGTCGCGCTGACGCTGACGGCGCTGGGCCTCGTCACCGTCGCGCTGCTGGTCGCGCTCTCCTTCGAGAGCATCCGCAGCGTCTTCGAGGTACGCGCCAGCCTCGACCAGAGCTACGACCAGGGCGTCACCGGCCGCTTCGGCAACCAGCTCCGCTCGATCCCGCTGCTGCTGGACGAGCCCAACGGCTTCGGCCCGCTGCGCTTCCGCTGGCTGTTCCCGGAGGACCCGCACAACGTCTACATCAACGCCTTCGCCTCCTATGGCTGGCTCGGCGGCATCTCATGGCTCGCCCTGATGGCGGCGACCTGTCTCGTCGGCTGGCGGCTGGTGTTCCAGCGCTCGCCCCGGCAGAGCCATGCGATCGTACTGTGGTCGGTGCTGTTCGTCACGATCCTGCAGGGCCTGCAGATCGACACCGACCACTGGCGCCACATGTACCTGATGCTCGGCCTGATCTGGGGGCTGGCGGCGCTGCCTGTGACGCCGGCGACGATGCCAGCCATGCCCTCTCCAACCCGCGCCGCTTGA
- a CDS encoding ribbon-helix-helix domain-containing protein: protein MQTAEKISITMTPEMMVEVRASVAAGEYASTSEVLRDAVRVWQRLRAEQAERLASIRARAERAVGDLRPSLTGQEIKDRLSSLHAETVKAHRNEAV from the coding sequence ATGCAGACCGCCGAGAAGATCAGCATCACCATGACGCCGGAGATGATGGTGGAGGTGCGCGCCAGCGTCGCGGCGGGGGAATATGCCTCGACCAGCGAGGTGCTGCGCGATGCCGTTCGCGTCTGGCAGCGCCTGCGCGCCGAGCAGGCCGAGCGGCTGGCGTCGATTCGCGCCCGTGCGGAACGCGCTGTCGGAGACCTGCGTCCGAGCCTGACCGGACAGGAGATCAAGGACCGCCTCTCCTCCCTTCACGCCGAAACCGTGAAGGCGCATCGGAATGAAGCGGTATAG
- a CDS encoding type II toxin-antitoxin system RelE/ParE family toxin: MKRYSVAYREEAASDLAAIYRWVYEASLDPITAERFLQRILTLCEKIGGMPHGGRPRDDLLAGLRTFPFEKRVVIAYRIEGETVEITNVFHGGRDYDALYRAEDDSER, translated from the coding sequence ATGAAGCGGTATAGCGTCGCCTACCGCGAAGAGGCTGCGAGCGATCTGGCCGCTATCTATCGCTGGGTCTATGAGGCGAGCCTCGACCCGATCACTGCCGAGCGATTCCTGCAGCGCATCCTGACGCTGTGCGAGAAAATCGGCGGCATGCCCCATGGCGGCAGGCCTCGCGACGATCTGCTCGCCGGCCTGCGGACATTTCCGTTCGAGAAGCGCGTCGTCATCGCCTATCGCATCGAGGGCGAGACTGTCGAGATCACCAATGTCTTCCATGGCGGCCGCGATTATGACGCGCTCTACCGCGCGGAGGACGATTCCGAACGCTGA
- a CDS encoding methyltransferase domain-containing protein has product MSLATVTATPARPSMRALANPPGSFEAFFRELAPDWHSQWAWDHYEETILRLTRQFGLRRVCEIGGGRDPLFTAEQAKRRGIDLIVNDIDPGELALTPAGLRTARFDIAGDLSEPDIARGGYDLMVSRMVFEHVADVERAWTNIHALLSPGGVALAFFPTLWAPAFALNHVLPESVSRAVVHAMFPARRDGGGDPKFPALYDWCRGSRKQLAPMLNRAGFTDLHIQRFWGHGYFDRVPGLKQLDHGFNALSAKVGWDFVTTYAYVVVRKDRG; this is encoded by the coding sequence ATGTCATTGGCGACAGTCACGGCGACCCCGGCGCGCCCCTCGATGCGCGCCCTGGCGAACCCCCCGGGCTCGTTCGAGGCCTTCTTCCGTGAGCTCGCACCCGACTGGCACTCGCAATGGGCGTGGGACCACTACGAAGAGACCATCCTGCGCCTGACGCGGCAGTTCGGCCTGCGCCGGGTCTGCGAGATCGGCGGCGGGCGTGACCCGCTTTTCACGGCCGAGCAGGCGAAGCGTCGCGGCATCGATCTCATCGTCAACGACATCGATCCCGGCGAACTGGCGCTGACGCCGGCCGGCCTCCGGACCGCGCGCTTCGACATTGCGGGTGACCTCTCCGAGCCGGACATCGCGCGCGGTGGCTACGATCTCATGGTCTCGCGCATGGTCTTCGAGCATGTCGCCGATGTGGAGCGCGCCTGGACCAACATCCACGCTTTGCTGTCGCCGGGCGGTGTCGCGCTCGCCTTCTTTCCGACGCTGTGGGCTCCGGCCTTCGCCCTCAACCACGTGCTCCCGGAGAGCGTCTCGCGCGCCGTCGTGCATGCGATGTTCCCGGCAAGGCGCGACGGCGGCGGCGACCCAAAATTCCCGGCGCTCTACGACTGGTGCCGTGGCAGCCGCAAGCAGCTCGCGCCGATGCTCAACCGTGCCGGCTTCACCGACCTGCACATCCAGCGCTTCTGGGGCCATGGCTATTTCGACCGCGTCCCCGGCCTGAAGCAGCTCGATCACGGCTTCAACGCGCTCTCGGCGAAGGTCGGCTGGGATTTCGTGACGACCTACGCCTATGTCGTCGTGCGCAAGGACCGGGGCTGA
- a CDS encoding IS5 family transposase (programmed frameshift), whose amino-acid sequence MNDLFLLSERQMTRISPHFPLSHGVPRVDDRRVVSGIVYIIRSGLQWKDAPKGYGPHKTLYNRFIRWSRLGVFDRIFAGLAGEGPKPERIMIDATHLKAHRTAASLLKKGLFPRRIGRTKGGLNSKLHTVCDESGRPIIMLLSEGQMSDHKGASLVLAALPPAKTLIADRGYDSTPFRQALAAKGIAPCIPSSRSRKTPYPYDKALYRQRHKVENLFAKLKDWRRIATRYDRCAHTFFSAICIAAAVIFWL is encoded by the exons ATGAATGATTTGTTTTTGCTGAGCGAGCGGCAGATGACGCGGATATCGCCGCATTTTCCGCTCTCGCATGGCGTGCCACGGGTCGATGATCGGCGCGTGGTGAGCGGGATCGTCTACATCATCCGCAGCGGCCTGCAGTGGAAGGACGCGCCCAAGGGCTACGGTCCCCACAAGACGCTCTACAACCGCTTCATCCGCTGGAGCCGGCTCGGCGTCTTCGACCGGATCTTCGCCGGGCTCGCCGGCGAGGGACCCAAGCCGGAGCGCATCATGATCGACGCGACGCATCTCAAGGCCCATCGCACGGCGGCGAGCCTGCTCAAAAAGGGGCTGT TTCCCCGTCGTATCGGGCGGACCAAGGGCGGGCTGAACTCCAAGCTCCACACTGTCTGCGACGAGAGCGGCCGCCCAATCATCATGCTCCTGTCGGAAGGCCAGATGAGCGACCACAAGGGCGCAAGCCTCGTGCTCGCCGCCCTGCCGCCAGCCAAAACCCTCATCGCCGATCGTGGCTACGACAGCACGCCGTTCCGCCAGGCGCTCGCCGCCAAGGGCATCGCGCCCTGCATCCCCTCGAGCCGAAGCCGGAAAACCCCGTACCCTTATGACAAGGCGCTCTACCGCCAGCGCCACAAGGTCGAGAACCTCTTCGCCAAGCTCAAGGACTGGCGCCGCATCGCAACCCGCTACGATCGATGCGCCCACACTTTCTTCTCGGCAATCTGCATCGCCGCAGCCGTCATCTTCTGGCTCTGA
- a CDS encoding class I SAM-dependent methyltransferase — translation MSVNVKTLVQAVVPRPIINRGKLVKSSTAIRKAKFALENASHEPKWLQISQLEDLRSEYPVSYFWDDTNIRGPETERVQPLLKKFGLQPKKLIEIGGGPGYEAWAMANAGHQVTCVDLFDELDPLAASAGVTSVIGDASNTGLPSNSFDGYWSFNSFEHLHDPDAALKEAWRLVKNGGLVHINFAPIYNSPLGLHAHYEIGVPYCQHLWNTDDLAKFVSAKDLWNLNGMSLYDYRYLWSNNSNIFKTLSLSEEKDYHGLELISRFPSCFAHKSRDLDYFTTSKLVITLRVSK, via the coding sequence ATGTCGGTGAACGTTAAAACTTTAGTACAAGCCGTCGTTCCGCGCCCCATCATCAATCGAGGAAAGTTGGTAAAGTCGTCGACCGCGATAAGGAAAGCAAAATTTGCTTTAGAGAACGCTTCTCATGAACCAAAATGGTTGCAGATTTCCCAATTAGAAGATCTAAGATCTGAATATCCTGTATCATATTTTTGGGACGACACTAATATTCGAGGTCCAGAGACCGAACGCGTACAACCTTTGCTTAAAAAATTCGGGTTACAGCCAAAGAAACTTATAGAGATTGGTGGAGGCCCGGGCTATGAGGCATGGGCGATGGCAAATGCTGGCCATCAAGTGACATGTGTCGATCTTTTTGACGAATTAGATCCTTTGGCGGCTTCGGCAGGGGTAACAAGCGTTATCGGAGATGCTTCGAATACGGGCTTACCCTCTAATTCGTTTGACGGTTATTGGTCTTTCAACAGCTTCGAGCATTTGCATGACCCGGACGCTGCCCTTAAAGAGGCCTGGCGTCTGGTTAAGAATGGCGGCTTGGTTCATATCAATTTCGCTCCGATATACAATTCCCCTCTGGGCTTGCACGCTCACTATGAAATCGGTGTTCCATATTGCCAACATCTTTGGAATACGGACGATCTGGCAAAATTTGTGAGCGCTAAAGATCTTTGGAATCTGAATGGTATGTCTTTATACGACTACCGTTATCTTTGGAGTAATAATTCGAATATTTTCAAGACGCTTAGCCTATCCGAAGAAAAGGATTACCACGGACTTGAATTGATATCGAGATTTCCGAGCTGCTTCGCTCACAAGAGCCGTGACTTGGATTATTTCACGACTTCGAAATTGGTTATTACTCTCCGTGTTTCGAAATAG
- a CDS encoding ABC transporter permease has translation MSWLDRPASDTQITHRSRLWLYGLGVLVLAFLALPTLIVIPMSFSHSQYLEFPPRQWSLRWYEAYFSSGSWMAATMTSLKAGLCTALLATPVGTLAAYGLHVSRLRFAGVAILALLTPTIVPVILVGIALFYAFVQLKMVNSFIGIVLAHTILAVPIVMMIVGSALKSFDLDQERVARSLGATRTQAFLQVTMPQIGFSIVTSALLSFLTSFDEVVVSLFVSGGDNSTLTRAMFMALRDQIDPTIAAISTIMIVITSLLLGVSQLWGKPES, from the coding sequence ATGAGCTGGCTCGATCGTCCCGCCAGCGACACGCAGATCACGCACAGGTCGCGGCTCTGGCTTTACGGCCTCGGCGTGCTGGTTCTGGCGTTTCTCGCCTTGCCGACGCTGATCGTGATCCCGATGTCGTTCTCGCACTCGCAATATTTGGAGTTTCCGCCGCGGCAATGGTCGTTGCGCTGGTACGAGGCCTATTTTTCCTCGGGAAGCTGGATGGCCGCCACCATGACCTCGCTTAAGGCCGGCCTCTGCACGGCCTTGCTGGCGACGCCGGTCGGGACGCTCGCCGCCTATGGGCTGCATGTCTCGCGGCTGCGCTTCGCAGGCGTTGCGATCCTGGCGTTGCTGACCCCGACCATCGTCCCGGTCATCCTCGTCGGCATCGCGCTGTTTTATGCTTTCGTGCAGTTGAAGATGGTCAACTCCTTCATCGGCATCGTGCTGGCGCATACGATCCTGGCCGTCCCGATCGTGATGATGATCGTCGGCTCGGCCCTGAAGAGCTTCGATCTCGACCAGGAGCGCGTCGCCCGCAGCCTTGGTGCGACGCGTACCCAGGCCTTCCTGCAGGTGACGATGCCGCAGATCGGCTTCTCCATCGTCACCTCGGCTCTGCTCTCCTTCCTGACCTCCTTCGACGAGGTCGTGGTCTCGCTCTTCGTCTCCGGCGGCGACAACTCGACGCTGACGCGCGCGATGTTCATGGCTTTGCGTGACCAGATCGACCCGACCATCGCGGCGATCTCGACGATCATGATCGTGATCACCTCGCTGCTTCTGGGGGTCTCGCAGTTGTGGGGCAAACCGGAGAGTTGA
- a CDS encoding ABC transporter permease: MSAPGLGIAAEDGGDFHAAALRRDHWRERLGLAALAAPALLLVTVMVLLPVGWLFGLSFFDDAGAPSLEHYRRMLAEPSYGRTFRTTFEISLLTTAICILLGYPLAYFLSQLPRRAANLCMIAVLLPFWTSLLVRTYAWLVLLQRSGLINTWGIQLGLWSEPLQLVHNVGGTLVGMVHIMLPFLVLPLYGTMRAIDRDLLRAASSLGSTPAHGFWTVFFPLSLPGLAAGSALVFVLCLGFYVTPAMLGGGKVTMVSNRIANDIELFFNWGAASALGVVLLVITLVVLVLAARLSRGAGLFGGGH; the protein is encoded by the coding sequence GTGAGTGCGCCGGGCCTCGGCATCGCCGCGGAGGATGGCGGAGATTTCCACGCCGCCGCGCTGCGCCGCGACCACTGGCGCGAGCGGCTGGGACTGGCTGCGCTGGCGGCGCCGGCCCTCCTGCTCGTCACCGTCATGGTCCTGTTGCCGGTCGGCTGGCTGTTCGGCCTGTCCTTCTTCGACGATGCCGGCGCGCCGAGCCTGGAGCACTACCGGCGCATGCTGGCCGAGCCCTCCTATGGCCGGACCTTCCGCACCACCTTCGAGATCAGCCTGCTGACCACGGCGATCTGCATCCTGCTCGGCTATCCGCTCGCCTATTTCCTGTCGCAACTGCCGCGCCGTGCCGCCAATCTCTGCATGATCGCGGTCCTGCTGCCGTTCTGGACCTCGCTCCTGGTGCGCACCTATGCCTGGCTCGTGCTGCTGCAGCGCAGTGGGCTGATCAACACCTGGGGCATCCAGCTCGGCCTCTGGAGTGAACCGCTGCAACTCGTCCACAATGTCGGCGGCACGCTGGTCGGCATGGTCCATATCATGCTGCCCTTCCTCGTCCTGCCGCTCTACGGCACGATGCGGGCGATTGATCGTGACCTGCTGCGCGCCGCCTCGAGCCTCGGCTCGACCCCGGCCCATGGCTTCTGGACCGTGTTCTTTCCGCTGTCGCTGCCAGGGCTCGCCGCCGGCTCCGCCCTCGTCTTCGTGCTCTGCCTCGGCTTCTATGTGACGCCGGCCATGCTCGGTGGCGGCAAGGTGACGATGGTCTCGAACCGCATCGCCAACGACATAGAGCTGTTCTTCAACTGGGGCGCGGCAAGCGCGCTTGGCGTCGTCCTTCTGGTGATCACGCTCGTCGTGCTGGTGCTGGCGGCGCGGCTGTCTCGCGGTGCGGGCCTGTTCGGGGGAGGCCACTGA